The window GATGTTGCCCTCCACCTCGGTCTCCAGGGCGTCACGGACGATGTTCGCCAGCGGCTCCAGGGTGTCCACCTCGAGCACCTGACCCGGCTCGATCTCCCGGCCGACGCGGTCCGAGAGGCGCTCCGCGATCTCCTTCGCGACGTCCTCCGTGATCTCCGGCAGCGTGCTCGTCACACCGGCCGGGGCCTTCCCGGTGATGCCGGCCCAGGTGCCGAACACCATGCGCTCGGCGGCGTCACGCGGGGCGACGCCGACACCCTGCGGGGCGTCCCCGGCGGGGAGCTCCCCAGCCTCGCGGACCTCGGTCTCCGCCTCCTCAACGTCCTCGACGGACACGACCGGCTCGAGCAGGGAGGTGCCCTCGCTCTTCGCGGCGACGGCCTCCTCGACGATGCGGACGACGTCGGCGACGGAGGCGTCACGCAGTGCCTGGACCTGCAGCGGCGGGATCTGGAAGTCGTTCTCCACGCGGTTCTTGATGCGCATGCCCATGAGGGAGTCCAGGCCGAGGTCGATGAGCGGCAGCTCGCGCGGCAGGTCGTCGACGTCGTAGCCCATGGACTCGGACACGATGGCGCGGAGGCGGTCCTCGACGCTCTCACCCGAGGCCGGGTCCCAGCGGACCTCCTCGACCTCGACGGCGTCGGTGAGCGGCGCGTAGTCGGGCACGTCGGTGGCCTGCGGGGTCTGCACACCCGGCACGGTGCGCGGGGCACCCAGCGCCAGGGAGGTGGCGAAGCCCTCCGCCAGCAGGGTGGTGGTGCCGGCCTCGGAGACGCTGTGGACGGTGAGGGTCACGCCACCGATGGAGCGGGTGACCACGGTGGTGATGTCGCCGTTGACCGGCAGCATCGCGTGCTCCTCGGCGGCGACGAGCTGCGCGCCCGGCTGGACGGCCTCGGCGGCACGCTCGAGCAGCGCCAGGGCGGACGGCACCTCGTCGGCGGTGGTGGCGAAGGCCACGACGCCGTTCGGCAGGGTGACGCGCTGGCCCGGCAGGTCGGCGGCGCGGTGGCTGGCGGGGCGGGCGTTGGTCCAGAAACGCTGGTGCTTCCACGTGATGTGCGGGGCCGGGATGACCTCGCCCGGGCCGTAGACCAGGGAGAAGTCGACCGGGGCGCCGGTGGCGTAGAGCTTGGCCAGCAGGTCACGCAGGGCGTCGACCTCGCCGACCTTGCGCTTGAGCGCGAAGAGCAGCTGCGCGTCCGGCTTGCCCACGCTGAACGCCGTGTTCATCATGCCCATGATCGCGACCGGGTTCGGGGCGATCTCGACGAGGGTGGTGTGGCCGTTGGCGAAGGCCTGCTCGGTGGCGTCCTGGAAGTAGACGGCCTGGCGGGTCATGCGCAGCCAGTAGTCGGTGTCGTGGACGGTCTCGCCCGGCTGGTGGATGACGCCGCGGTCCACCGAGCTGATCAGCGGGGTGTGCAGCGGGGTCGGGGTGATGCCGGCGGTCTCGAAACCGAGCTCGCCGAGCAGCGGCTCGACGGCCGAGGTGTGGCCGGCGCCCTTGACGTTGAGCAGGCGGGCGAACTTGCCCTCCTCCTCGAGCTTCTCGACGAGCGCCGTGACCTGCTCACGCGGGCCACCCACGGTGGTCATGCCGGGGCCGGCGTAGACGGCGGGCTCGATGTCGGCGAAGGTCTCCTCCGCGTTGAGCTCCTCCAGGGCCTCGGTGGACAGCTCCACGACGGCCATCGCACCGAGCTGGTCCTCGGGGAGGGACTTCTCGCCCTCGCCCATGAGGCGGGCACGGTGGCAGGCGATCTGCATGGCGTCGTCCGCCGAGAGACCACCGGCGGCGTAGGCCGCGGCGATCTCGCCCATGGACATGCCCATGACGGCCGCCGGCTTCGCGCCGAAGGCGGCGAGCAGGTCGGTGAGGGCGATCTGGATCGCGGTGATGGCGACCTGGGCGGTCTCGGTGTCGTAGGTCTGCTCGTCGTCGTTGACGATCTCGAGGACGGACCAGCCGGACTCGAACTGGACGCGCTCGTCGAGCTCCTCCAGGCGGGCGCGGAACAGCGGCGACGCGGCGACGAGCTCCTTGACCATGAGGCGGTGCTGGGAGCCGAAACCGGAGTAGACGAAGACCGGGCCCACCGCGGAGGGCGCGTCGGCGGCGGTGATGCCGACCGAGACCTTGCCCTCGGCGACCTGACGCAGACGCTTGACCGCGTCAGCGACGTTGTCGGCGGTGACGACGGCACGGGAACGGCCGTGGTTGCGGCCGGCCAGGGAGCGGGCCACCGGCACCAGGTCGGTGTCCGGACGCTCCTCGAGGAAGTCGGCGAGATCGGCGGCCGCCTGCCGACGACGCGACGGCAGCAGGCCGCTCACCGGCAGCAGCACGGCGTTCGGGTGCTCGGCGTCGGGCAGCTGGGCCTCGGCGGGTGCGGGGGCCTCCTCCCCCTCGGCCGGTGCGTAGTCCGCGGCGTCGAAGGAGCTGACGACCAGGTGGGCGTTGGTGCCGCCGAAACCGAAACCGGAGACGCCCGCGATCCGGCGGCCGGAGTACTCGGGCCACTCGCGCGGGTCCTCGACGACCTCGAGGCGCTCGGCGTCGAAGTCGATGTAGCGGTTCGGGCCCGCGAAGTGCAGGGACGGCGGGATGACGCCGTGCTGGATCGACTGGACGACCTTGATCAGCCCGGCGGCGCCGGCCGCCGACTCGGCGTGGCCGATGTTGGACTTCACGGAGCCGAGCAG of the Corynebacterium humireducens NBRC 106098 = DSM 45392 genome contains:
- the pks13 gene encoding polyketide synthase Pks13 (Pks13 is a key enzyme in mycolic acid biosynthesis.), translated to MTESQAPATMTVEQLRGWLRDWVVDVTGLSPDEVTDTKPMENFGLSSRDAVVMSGELENLLGVQLDATIAYEYPTIQALAQRLIDGEPASRERSRPRSRHAGVSGAAQTPGTHDIAVVGMAGRFPGAGDLDAYWSMLVEGRDGTGALPIGRWSEYAAEETMAAKMAEQPLTGGYLDDLANFDAEFFGLSPLEAANMDPQQRIMLEVAWEALEDAHIPPNTLRGEPVGVFLGSSNNDYGMLITADPAEAHPYALTGTASSIIPNRISYAFDFRGPSVNVDTACSSSLVAIHQAVRALRDGDADVALAGGVNILASPFVTTAFGELGVLSPTGHIHAFSDDADGFVRADGAGVVVLKRVADALADGDRILAVIKGSAVNSDGHSNGLTAPNPDAQIDVLARAYADAGVDPADVDYVEAHGTGTILGDPIEATALGAVLGEGREMSRPTLLGSVKSNIGHAESAAGAAGLIKVVQSIQHGVIPPSLHFAGPNRYIDFDAERLEVVEDPREWPEYSGRRIAGVSGFGFGGTNAHLVVSSFDAADYAPAEGEEAPAPAEAQLPDAEHPNAVLLPVSGLLPSRRRQAAADLADFLEERPDTDLVPVARSLAGRNHGRSRAVVTADNVADAVKRLRQVAEGKVSVGITAADAPSAVGPVFVYSGFGSQHRLMVKELVAASPLFRARLEELDERVQFESGWSVLEIVNDDEQTYDTETAQVAITAIQIALTDLLAAFGAKPAAVMGMSMGEIAAAYAAGGLSADDAMQIACHRARLMGEGEKSLPEDQLGAMAVVELSTEALEELNAEETFADIEPAVYAGPGMTTVGGPREQVTALVEKLEEEGKFARLLNVKGAGHTSAVEPLLGELGFETAGITPTPLHTPLISSVDRGVIHQPGETVHDTDYWLRMTRQAVYFQDATEQAFANGHTTLVEIAPNPVAIMGMMNTAFSVGKPDAQLLFALKRKVGEVDALRDLLAKLYATGAPVDFSLVYGPGEVIPAPHITWKHQRFWTNARPASHRAADLPGQRVTLPNGVVAFATTADEVPSALALLERAAEAVQPGAQLVAAEEHAMLPVNGDITTVVTRSIGGVTLTVHSVSEAGTTTLLAEGFATSLALGAPRTVPGVQTPQATDVPDYAPLTDAVEVEEVRWDPASGESVEDRLRAIVSESMGYDVDDLPRELPLIDLGLDSLMGMRIKNRVENDFQIPPLQVQALRDASVADVVRIVEEAVAAKSEGTSLLEPVVSVEDVEEAETEVREAGELPAGDAPQGVGVAPRDAAERMVFGTWAGITGKAPAGVTSTLPEITEDVAKEIAERLSDRVGREIEPGQVLEVDTLEPLANIVRDALETEVEGNIRVLRARPEGSTKPSVFMFHPAGGSSVVFLPLTRRLPEDVPVYGVERLEGTLEERAAAYIDEIREYSDGRPVVLGGWSFGGALAYEVAHQLKDTDVEVAYIALLDTVQPSEPVPDTMEETKARWKRYSEFAKKTYGLDFPVPYELLETAGEEAMLGMLEQFLATTDASEHGLAAGVLEHQRASFVDNRILDKLDFHRWAEVQLPVVLFRAERMHDGAIELEPRYAHIDPDGGWSAIVDDLDIVQLKGDHLAVPDEPAIGVVGAHMAKRINELE